In Piliocolobus tephrosceles isolate RC106 chromosome 12, ASM277652v3, whole genome shotgun sequence, one DNA window encodes the following:
- the LOC111535984 gene encoding protein BEX2: MESKEERALNNLNVENVNQENDEKDEKEQVANKGEPLALPLNVGEYCVPRGNRRRFRVRQPTLQYRWDIMHRLGEPQARMREENMERIGEEVRQLMEKLREKQLSHSLRAVSTDPPHHDHHDEFCLMP; encoded by the coding sequence ATGGAGTCCAAAGAGGAACGAGCGTTAAACAATCTCAACGTGGAAAATGTCAACCaggaaaatgatgaaaaagatgaaaaggagcAAGTTGCTAATAAAGGGGAGCCCTTGGCCCTCCCTTTGAATGTTGGTGAATACTGTGTGCCTAGAGGAAATCGTAGGCGGTTCCGCGTTAGGCAGCCCACCCTGCAGTATAGATGGGACATAATGCATAGGCTTGGAGAGCCACAGGCAAGGATGAGAGAGGAGAATATGGAAAGGATTGGGGAGGAGGTGAGACAGCTGATGGAAAAGCTGAGGGAAAAACAGTTGAGTCATAGTCTGCGGGCAGTCAGCACTGACCCCCCTCACCATGACCATCACGATGAGTTTTGCCTTATGCCCTGA